The DNA window GGTTTGCTTGCTCTCTTTTTTCCACCAGCTATCAAAGTGACGAGCAGAGCAAACGTGTTCTGGAATAATATCAGCATAAAAACCAAATAAATCATCGTCACTAACCAAAATATCACGACGACGAGATTTATGCTCTAATGCATGAATACGCTCTACTTCCGCCATATTGTGTTTAAAGAACGCATGCTTAGTATTAAATTCACCTTCAACTAAACCACTACGAATAAATATTTCACGGCATAATGCTGGGTCAATTTGACCGTAGTTCACCATTCGTTTCGCAACAATGACTAAACCATACAAGGTTACTTTTTCAGCGGCAACAACCGCACCACGGCGTTTTTCCCAATGCGGTTCACTATACGTTGATTTGTTTAAATGTGTGGAAAGCGGTTCAATCCATTCCGGTTGGATTTTCGCTGCGATACGGCCGAACAAACGTGATGTTTCCACCAGTTCCGCAACCATTACCCACTTAGGCTGTTTTTTAAATAAACCAGAGCCAGGGAAGATATTAAACTTACTATTACGCGCACCTAAATAATCTTGGTCTTTATCTTTAAAACCAACGTGACTTAACATACCCGCCAATAGCGCTTTATGAATATTATCACCGTTACTGACCTCGCCTTCTTCGTTAACTTGAACAGGGTTAACATTAAAGCCGAGTTCTTTCACCACTTGTGACAGCTGTGAGTAGATATCTTGCCACTCACGTACGCGCATATACGCAAGATAGTCTTTCTTACATAGGCGACGGAACTGCGATGAGGATAACTCGTCTTGCTGTTGCTTGACGTAATTCCATAGATTAAGGAACGTTACAAAGTCAGATTCTTTATCATAAAAACGACGGTGTTGTTCATCCGCCGCTTGTTGTTTTTCTACTGGTCGTTCACGTGGGTCTTGAATAGACAAAGCAGCAGTTATAACCATAACTTCATTCAAGCAACCATTGGTATTTGCTTCCATTACCATACGTGCAAGACGTGGATCAATCGGCAGTTTAGCCAACGCAACACCAATAGGCGTTAGGCGTTTATTATGATCGGCGTTACTGATATCAATGGCGCCTAATTCTTCAAGCAGTTTTAGACCATCGGTAATATTACGGCTGTCTGGTGGCTGTACGAATGGGAAATTAGCAACATCGCCTAATCCCAATGCATGCATTTGTAAAATAACAGAAGCAAGGTTAGTACGCTGGATCTCAGGATCCGTGAACTCAGGACGGTTATTAAAATCTTCTTCACTATAAAGTCGAATACAAATACCCGCACTAACACGACCACAACGGCCCATACGCTGATTTGCACTGGCCTGTGAAACAGCTTCAATCGGTAAGCGCTGTACCTTGGTACGATAGCTATAACGGCTAATACGCGCAGTACCTGGGTCAATCACATATTTGATACCCGGTACAGTTAACGATGTTTCTGCCACGTTTGTCGCTAATACCACTCGACGACCAACATGACTTTGGAAAATACGGTTCTGCTCGGCATTCGTTAAGCGCGCATACAAAGGCAGTACTTCGGTATTTCGAAGTTTTAACTTGTTTAACGCATCTGCAGTATCACGGATCTCACGTTCACCGTTAAGGAATACCAAGATATCCCCAAGGCCTTCGCTCTGCAGTTCATCGACAGCATCAACAATGCCTTGGATTTGATCACGTTCGTGCCCATCTTCTTGCTCAGCTAACGCGTTATAACGCACTTCAACAGGATAAGTACGGCCAGACACTTCGATCATCGGCGCATTATTAAAGTGTTTAGAAAAACGTTCTGGATCAATCGTTGCAGACGTAATAATCACTTTTAAATCGGGGCGACGGTTAAGTAATTGCTTTAAATAACCGAGGATAAAATCAATATTTAAACTACGTTCATGGGCTTCATCAATAATGATCACGTCATATCTACTTAAGAAGCGATCTTGTTGGATCTCAGCCAGTAAAATACCGTCGGTCATCAGTTTTATATAACTTTTCTTGCTGACATTATCGTTAAAGCGGATCTTATAACCAACATGTTCACCAAGCTCTGAATCAAGCTCTTCAGCAATACGATTCGCAACCGTACGAGCCGCAAGTCGTCTTGGCTGCGTATGACCAATCATGCCATCAATGCCTAAGCCGAGGTCGAGGCATATTTTAGGGATCTGAGTGGTTTTACCCGAACCTGTTTCACCTGCAATAATAACCACTTGGTTATTTAAAATAGCATTAGCGATATCATCACGCTTTTGACTAATAGGCAGATCTTCAGGATAAGAGACTACTGGTAAGTTATCAATACGCAACTGACGCAGGCTCGACGATGCGGCAATATCCAGCTGCAGTTTATCGATAGCTTTTTCTTGCTTTTCAGAAGGTAATTTTTGCGCTGTTTGCAAACGACGTTTAAAACGAAAACGATCGGAATGCATACAGTTAGCTAGTTCAGCCGTCAGGGATTTTAAGATACTCAGCATAATAGTTAGAAAGCGCCCATTAACTCTAGTTTTAAAAGCGAAATACTATGCCAGTATCTATAGAATTTCAAATGATTATTGGATTTCAAATGAAAAGCACTTCAGTCACCTCCCTATAATCTCGATTGGTCATCGTTATGGCACATTTTTTAGGCTATTAGTTCAACACTCAACAAATATAAACTTAAGTACATATGGCACAAATTATTTACACTCGTTGACTTAATAATACGTACAAACCATTAAAATACCACCAAACAGGTAGTAACCATATAGCTTTACAAGCTGTCACAATTTATTTACAGACACAATGACGATTAACTCATTCACATATGTTTATCCACATACCTTAGCTATTTGATTTTAAACAGATATTTATTCGATCTGAATCACATAAAAAGTACGCGAAAGAAAATAAAATGCACTCGATTTTCGCTCGAACGAACTTCAAACCCTAAAAAGTGGTTATTTAAAACCACCTACATGATGAAACTCGAGGTTATAAATGTTTGGTATTTTCAAACCGAAAGAGCACATTGCTCGTTTACCCGCAGACCAGATTGACTCCACCTATAAATATTTAAGATGGCAGTTATTTTTTGGTATTTTCTTTGGCTATGCTGGCTATTACCTAGTCCGTAAAAACTTCAGTTTGGCCATGCCATATCTGATTGAGCAAGGCTTTAGCCGTGGCGATCTGGGTGTTGCTTTATCTGCAGTATCTATTTCTTATGGACTCTCTAAATTTTTGATGGGCAGTGTCTCTGACCGCTCTAACCCTCGCTATTTCTTAACTGCAGGTTTATTAATGTCAGCTGCCGTTATGTTTACTTTTGGCTACATGCCTTGGGCAACCAGCAGTATTACTGCGATGTTCGTTTTGCTATTTTTAAATGGTTGGTTCCAAGGTATGGGCTGGCCTGCTTGTGGCAGAACCATGGTTCACTGGTGGTCTAAAAAAGAACGTGGTGAATTAGTCTCAGTTTGGAACGTCGCACATAATGTCGGTGGCGGTTTAATCGGCCCTATGTTCCTACTTGGCTTGTGGGCATTTAATGACGATTGGCATGCAGCGTTTTATGTACCTGCTTTCTTTGCTGTTATTGTTGCCTTCTTTGTCTGGGTCACTATGCGTGACACCCCTCAATCTTGCGGTTTACCATCAATCGAAGAATATAAAGATGATTACCCAGATGACTATAATAAAGACCATGAACAAGAAATGACTGCAAAAGAAATTTTCTTCAAGTATGTTCTTAATAATAAGCTGTTATGGTCTATCGCAATTGCTAACGCCTTTGTTTATTTAATCCGTTATGGTGTTTTAGATTGGGCTCCAGTCTATCTAAAAGAAGCAAAAGGCTTCACAGTAGACAGCTCTTCTTGGGCCTATTTCCTGTATGAATGGGCGGGTATTCCTGGCACCCTACTTTGTGGTTGGATCTCAGATAAATTATTTAAAGGACGCCGTGCGCCAGCCGGAATACTATTTATGGCTCTAGTGACTATTGCAGTACTAGTTTACTGGTTTAACCCTCCAGGAAACCCTGCAATCGATATGGCTGCGTTAATTGCAATTGGATTCCTGATTTACGGCCCTGTTATGTTAATTGGCTTATACGCACTTGAGCTTGCACCTAAAAAAGCAGCAGGTACAGCGGCGGGTCTAACAGGTCTATTTGGCTACCTTGGTGGTGCGGTTGCTGCGAATGCAGTACTGGGCTATACAGTGGACCATTTCGGTTGGGATGGCGGTTTCATGGTACTAGTCGCTTCTTGCTTCGCGTCTATTATTTGCTTAATTTACGCATATTTTGGTGAAAAACGATTCCACAATAACAAAACAAACGATGCAGCTATTGCATAGTTAATACATATTGTTGGTAAATAGTTTAAAGGCTACAAATTTTGTAGCCTTTTTAGCATAGACATTAACTAAATATTTGCGGCATTTAGGTAACAAGATTGTTGTTGTTTATCCATTGCTTTAAGTACATTTCGACGAGAAATAATCCCCACTAATAAACCTTCACCATCAATCACAGGATAAACTTTAGGTTTAGCTTCCAGCATTTGCTGCGCGAGTTCAATAATACTATCCGTCACTCGGACCGTGAGCACATCCTTTCTCATCAAGTCTTCAACTATCGCAACCTCTTCACAGTAATAACTTGATTCCAGTAACGATGCTAAGCAGTCCTGCTCGGAAATCCAGCCAATGAGCATATCACTATCATTCACCACAGGTGCACCAATATGAGTAGATCTTAGTAATCTATCTACCGCCGTTGCTACAGGCATATCTGCAGTCAATTTAACTGGTCGT is part of the Moritella viscosa genome and encodes:
- the hrpA gene encoding ATP-dependent RNA helicase HrpA, whose protein sequence is MLSILKSLTAELANCMHSDRFRFKRRLQTAQKLPSEKQEKAIDKLQLDIAASSSLRQLRIDNLPVVSYPEDLPISQKRDDIANAILNNQVVIIAGETGSGKTTQIPKICLDLGLGIDGMIGHTQPRRLAARTVANRIAEELDSELGEHVGYKIRFNDNVSKKSYIKLMTDGILLAEIQQDRFLSRYDVIIIDEAHERSLNIDFILGYLKQLLNRRPDLKVIITSATIDPERFSKHFNNAPMIEVSGRTYPVEVRYNALAEQEDGHERDQIQGIVDAVDELQSEGLGDILVFLNGEREIRDTADALNKLKLRNTEVLPLYARLTNAEQNRIFQSHVGRRVVLATNVAETSLTVPGIKYVIDPGTARISRYSYRTKVQRLPIEAVSQASANQRMGRCGRVSAGICIRLYSEEDFNNRPEFTDPEIQRTNLASVILQMHALGLGDVANFPFVQPPDSRNITDGLKLLEELGAIDISNADHNKRLTPIGVALAKLPIDPRLARMVMEANTNGCLNEVMVITAALSIQDPRERPVEKQQAADEQHRRFYDKESDFVTFLNLWNYVKQQQDELSSSQFRRLCKKDYLAYMRVREWQDIYSQLSQVVKELGFNVNPVQVNEEGEVSNGDNIHKALLAGMLSHVGFKDKDQDYLGARNSKFNIFPGSGLFKKQPKWVMVAELVETSRLFGRIAAKIQPEWIEPLSTHLNKSTYSEPHWEKRRGAVVAAEKVTLYGLVIVAKRMVNYGQIDPALCREIFIRSGLVEGEFNTKHAFFKHNMAEVERIHALEHKSRRRDILVSDDDLFGFYADIIPEHVCSARHFDSWWKKESKQTPDLLTLSQARLMKHNAEAITAHSYPEFWSQNSFKFKLEYNFEPGTVEDGITVIIPLAILNQVNEQGFDWQIPALREELIITMIKALPKTLRRNFVPAPNYAGAALENMDPSQGELAASLNKQLLRMTGVRLEQDVWEHLTLPTHLKMHFKVVDEKLKQISFGDDLSVLKQQLQGNIQETLVKVADKGIEKKDLIIWDFGHLPTEFKQKHGGYEVKAYPALVDNKKSVEIKLFDHQEDAAVAAKAGLRRLILLNVPSPIKYLEQKLPNKAKLGLYFNPFGKVTDLIHDCISCAVDSIIEKQPAPSDADSFEALKELVRANIADETVEVAKQVEKILTAAHQVHKQIKGKVSLDMIVANGDIKAQLASLIYSGFVTNTGIKKLADVQRYIAAIEHRLNKLKIDPIRDRGNSVEVQPLLENYIGLTKMPRLTLAQQSELLKLRWMLEELRVSLFAQQLGTSYPVSIKRVKIAFAEFKASL
- the glpT gene encoding glycerol-3-phosphate transporter: MFGIFKPKEHIARLPADQIDSTYKYLRWQLFFGIFFGYAGYYLVRKNFSLAMPYLIEQGFSRGDLGVALSAVSISYGLSKFLMGSVSDRSNPRYFLTAGLLMSAAVMFTFGYMPWATSSITAMFVLLFLNGWFQGMGWPACGRTMVHWWSKKERGELVSVWNVAHNVGGGLIGPMFLLGLWAFNDDWHAAFYVPAFFAVIVAFFVWVTMRDTPQSCGLPSIEEYKDDYPDDYNKDHEQEMTAKEIFFKYVLNNKLLWSIAIANAFVYLIRYGVLDWAPVYLKEAKGFTVDSSSWAYFLYEWAGIPGTLLCGWISDKLFKGRRAPAGILFMALVTIAVLVYWFNPPGNPAIDMAALIAIGFLIYGPVMLIGLYALELAPKKAAGTAAGLTGLFGYLGGAVAANAVLGYTVDHFGWDGGFMVLVASCFASIICLIYAYFGEKRFHNNKTNDAAIA